In Stomoxys calcitrans chromosome 2, idStoCalc2.1, whole genome shotgun sequence, the following proteins share a genomic window:
- the LOC106087326 gene encoding 26S proteasome non-ATPase regulatory subunit 1 gives MSITSAAGIISLLDEPMSDLKVFALKKLDHIVDEFWPEISESIEKIEMLHEDKNFSENKLAGMVASKVFYHLGSFEDALTYALGAGDLFDVNSRNEYTETIIAKCIDFYIAQRVAFIENPKEAKAVDARLEAIVNRMIQRCLDDGQYRQALGIALETRRMDIFESSIMKSDDVSGMLAYAYNVTMSLIQNRGFRHEVLRCLVGLYRDLGVPDYVNMCQCLIFLEDPLAVAEVLDKLTRSSKEANNLMAYQIAFDLYESATQEFLGNVLQALKETAPIPTALPSIFKPQGTSSSASKSDEDKIKEEPAKVEESTDGKVERTVDSLNDSEKAHQKNIEKLISILSGEVTIDLQLQFLIRSNHADLQILRATKEAVRVSICHTATVIANGFMHGGTTSDQFLRDNLDWLARATNWAKLTATASLGVIHRGHEKDSLALMQSYLPKEAGPSSGYSEGGGLYALGLIHANHGANIIDYLLQQLKDAQNENVRHGGCLGLGLAAMGTHRQDLYEQLKFNLYQDDAVTGEAAGIAMGMVMLGSKNSQAIEDMVSYAQETQHEKILRGLAVGISLTMFSRLEEADPLITSLSTDKDPVLRRSGMYTIAMAYNGTGSNKAIRKLLHVAVSDVNDDVRRAAVTAIGFILFRTPEQCPSVVSLLAESYNPHVRYGAAMALGIACAGTGLRDAIALLEPMARLDPVNFVRQGALIASAMILIQHTDQTCPKTTFFRSLYDEVICNKHEDVMAKFGAILAQGIIDAGGRNCTISLQSRTGHTNLQAVVGTLVFTQYWYWFPLAHALSLAFTPTCVIGLNSDLKMPQMKFKSAARPSIYAYPAPLEEKKSEEREKVATAVLSIAARQKRRETADKKEDDKMDVDPEENKEIPSTSKKEEEQKSDDKANKSDDKKKKSETLKKDDDKEKDLSSTEKDKEKKDDKDKMEKEPKFEILENPARVMRQQLKVLSVAENQSYVPLKDVTIGGIIVMQHTGKTKEQKLVEPVAAYGPKNDDVKEPEPPEPFEYIED, from the exons ATGAGCATAACTTCGGCCGCTGGAATAATTTCTTTGCTCGATGAGCCGATGTCGGACTTAAAGGTCTTCGCTTTAAAAAAGCTTGACCACATTGTTGATGAGTTCTGGCCAGAAATTTCTGAATCAATTGAGAAGATTGAAATGCTTCACgaagataaaaatttttctgaaaataaaTTGGCTGGTATGGTTGCCTCTAAGGTTTTTTACCATTTGGGTTCCTTTGAAGATGCCCTAACGTACGCATTGGGAGCAGGTGACTTGTTTGATGTGAATTCACGAAACGAGTACACGGAGACTATTATTGCAAAATGCATCGATTTTTACATAGCCCAACGAGTAGCGTTCATTGAAAATCCCAAGGAAGCCAAGGCTGTAGATGCTCGGCTCGAGGCTATAGTAAACAGGATGATACAGCGTTGCTTGGATGATGGGCAGTACCGCCAGGCCTTGGGAATAGCTTTGGAAACGAGACGTATGGATATATTTGAGTCGTCTATAATGAAGTCCGACGATGTTAGTGGTATGCTGGCGTACGCTTACAATGTCACAATGTCTTTAATACAAAACCGAGGATTTCGGCATGAGGTGTTGCGATGCTTGGTTGGACTATATCGTGACTTGGGTGTACCCGACTATGTCAATATGTGTCAGTGCTTGATATTCCTTGAAGACCCTTTAGCTGTAGCTGAAGTCCTGGATAAATTAACCAGGTCCTCGAAAGAAGCCAATAACTTGATGGCCTATCAAATAGCATTTGATTTATATGAATCTGCAACGCAGGAATTCCTAGGAAATGTTTTGCAGGCTCTAAAGGAGACTGCTCCTATACCCACAGCATTGCCGAGCATATTTAAACCACAGGGTACCAGTTCATCCGCTTCAAAAAGTGATGAGGACAAGATAAAAGAGGAGCCGGCTAAAGTTGAGGAGTCAACAG ATGGAAAGGTTGAACGTACAGTAGACTCATTAAATGACTCCGAAAAGGCTcaccaaaaaaatattgaaaagttAATTTCTATACTATCGGGTGAGGTGACTATTGATTTGCAATTACAATTTTTAATACGAAGCAATCATGCTGATTTGCAAATTCTACGAGCTACTAAAGAGGCAGTGCGAGTATCGATTTGTCACACGGCCACTGTTATTGCCAATGGATTTATGCACGGAGGAACTACCTCAGATCAATTTTTAAGAGATAATCTCGATTGGTTAGCAAGGGCGACGAACTGGGCTAAACTAACAGCGACAGCTTCTTTGGGCGTTATTCATCGTGGTCACGAAAAGGATTCTTTGGCCTTGATGCAAAGTTATTTGCCAAAAGAAGCAGGTCCTAGTTCCGGATACTCAGAAGGAGGTGGCCTTTATGCCTTGGGGTTGATTCACGCCAACCATGGAGCAAATATAATTGATTATTTGCTGCAGCAGTTGAAGGACgctcaaaatgaaaatgtgcgACATGGAGGTTGTTTAGGACTCGGTCTTGCTGCTATGGGCACACATCGTCAGGATTTATATGAGcagttaaaatttaatttataccaGGACGATGCAGTGACCGGTGAAGCCGCCGGTATCGCAATGGGTATGGTAATGTTGGGTTCTAAAAATTCCCAAGCTATAGAAGATATGGTTTCATATGCACAGGAGACACAACATGAAAAAATTTTACGTGGCTTAGCTGTTGGAATTTCTTTAACAATGTTTTCCCGCCTGGAAGAAGCCGATCCTTTAATAACCAGTCTATCAACCGACAAAGACCCTGTTTTGAGGCGCTCTGGTATGTACACAATAGCCATGGCGTACAATGGTACTGGAAGCAATAAGGCTATAAGAAAGCTGTTACACGTGGCTGTGTCAGATGTAAATGACGATGTCCGGCGTGCGGCTGTAACCGCaattggttttattttattccgCACCCCAGAACAATGCCCCTCTGTAGTAAGCCTTTTAGCAGAATCGTATAATCCGCATGTCCGTTACGGAGCCGCTATGGCATTAGGAATTGCATGtgccggtactggtctaagagaCGCCATAGCACTATTGGAACCCATGGCTAGATTGGATCCAGTTAACTTTGTAAGGCAAGGTGCACTTATAGCATCAGCAATGATACTAATTCAACACACCGACCAGACATGTCCTAAGACTACTTTCTTCCGTTCATTGTACGATGAAGTTATTTGCAATAAACATGAAGATGTCATGGCAAAATTCGGTGCAATTTTAGCACAGGGTATTATTGACGCTGGCGGCCGCAATTGCACAATATCATTGCAGTCCCGCACCGGCCATACTAATTTGCAAGCTGTAGTTGGTACTTTAGTTTTTACACAATATTGGTATTGGTTTCCCCTGGCACATGCGCTCTCATTGGCTTTTACTCCAACTTGTGTTATTGGTTTGAACTCTGATTTAAAGATGCCACAGATGAAATTCAAGTCAGCTGCTAGACCCTCGATTTATGCATATCCGGCCCCATTGGAAGAAAAGAAGTCCGAGGAACGTGAAAAAGTCGCCACAGCCGTGTTATCTATTGCTGCTCGCCAGAAAAGACGCGAAACTGCCGACAAAAAGGAAGACGATAAAATGGACGTTGACCCAGAGGAAAACAAAGAAATACCATCAACATCGAAGAAAGAAGAAGAGCAGAAGTCTGATGATAAAGCaaataaatcggacgataagaAGAAAAAATCGGAAACCCTAAAGAAGGATGATGACAAAGAAAAGGACTTATCTTCTACAGAAAAGGACAAAGAGAAGAAAGATGATAAAGACAAAATGGAAAAAGAGCCTAAATTCGAGATTTTGGAAAATCCGGCTCGTGTAATGCGCCAACaattaaaagttttaagtgTGGCTGAAAATCAGTCATATGTTCCTCTGAAAGATGTTACCATTGGCGGCATTATTGTTATGCAGCACACAGGCAAAACAAAGGAACAGAAACTGGTAGAGCCAGTAGCAGCCTATGGCCCTAAGAACGACGATGTGAAAGAACCTGAGCCCCCAGAGCCATTTGAATATATTGAAGattaa